The Tenrec ecaudatus isolate mTenEca1 chromosome 6, mTenEca1.hap1, whole genome shotgun sequence genome has a window encoding:
- the C6H12orf42 gene encoding uncharacterized protein C12orf42 homolog, whose amino-acid sequence MGIPERKGIPEHVIVLMQDLWMHQKAVSPERTQNPLARSTLLSTRRYSFPNSSPIVTSAGEENAVETSSTLVSETSEDPLISDIRAKMKERVERAPKQAWSSPFVESQMAKRPTRPHSVDLVYLEAAGRHMNTRPRLLEQSSSNSEKDPLLRVRTRRPFTASSLRRGDLEALALWKPRASGSSWELQPEQRTAAGGGALAKGLPSQAGTQSHRGAVTTTPEMLPKHPCLPGKRGPRADTPLHGGVTGASIPQLVPAGTHVSSERLIKVSSAPPARPPGRYHKACSQAPPWPRVNAPLH is encoded by the exons ATGGGTATTCCtgagagaaagggaattccagaacacgtcattgtgctcatgcaggacTTGTGGATGCATCAAAAAGCAG TATCTCCAGAGAGGACTCAGAATCCACTGGCCCGTAGTACTCTACTTTCTACTCGTCGGTACTCGTTCCCCAACTCTTCACCTATAGTCACGTCTGCCGGAGAGGAGAACGCTGTGGAAACCAGTTCCACTCTGGTCAGTGAAACCAGCGAGGACCCGCTGATCTCAGACATCAGGGCGAAAATGAAGGAGAGAGTCGAAAGAGCTCCCAAGCAGGCCTGGAGCAGCCCATTTGTGGAAAGTCAAATGGCAAAAAGGCCCACTCGACCCCACTCAGTCGATCTTGTTTACctggaggcagcaggcaggcatatGAATACACGTCCCCGACTTCTGGAGCAGTCCTCCAGCAACTCAGAGAAAGACCCTCTTCTTCGTG TGCGCACACGAAGGCCCTTCACAGCCTCCAGCCTCCGCAGAGGGGACCTGGAAGCCCTGGCCCTCTGGAAGCCCAGGGCCTCCGGGAGCTCCTGGGAACTGCAGCCAGAGCAGAGGACGGCCGCTGGAGGAGGCGCTCTGGCCAAAGGGCTCCCCAGCCAGGCCGGTACCCAGAGCCACAGAGGCGCAGTTACCACGACACCAGAGATGCTCCCCAAGCATCCCTGTCTCCCAGGGAAAAGGGGACCCAGGGCGGACACCCCCCTCCACGGCGGCGTGACAGGCGCGTCCATTCCTCAGCTGGTCCCCGCTGGCACACACGTCTCCTCGGAGAGGTTAATAAAGGTTTCCTCCGCTCCCCCCGCCCGCCCACCCGGGCGTTACCATAAGGCTTGTTCACAGGCCCCTCCTTGGCCCAGGGTGAATGCTCCCTTGCATTGA